The following coding sequences lie in one Arachis ipaensis cultivar K30076 chromosome B03, Araip1.1, whole genome shotgun sequence genomic window:
- the LOC107631292 gene encoding thylakoid lumenal 15 kDa protein 1, chloroplastic, with protein sequence MALSLNILSLCSTSSSTSKPHIRTPTCHLAPFTLSFKQQQSSSQKLTFSLAESVSGATLAALISASLFFVDPALAFKGGGPYGQEVTRGQDLSGKDFSGKTLIKQDFKTSILRQANFKGAKLLGASFFDADLTGADLSDADLRSADFSLANVTKANLSNANLEGALATGNTSFKGSNITGADFTDVPLRDDQREYLCKVADGVNPTTGNATRDTLLCN encoded by the exons ATGGCTCTAAGTCTCAACATCCTCTCACTGTGTTCCACTTCCTCTTCAACTTCTAAACCTCATATCAGAACTCCCACTTGTCATCTTGCTCCTTTCACACTCAGCTTCAAGCAACAACAATCTTCTTCTCAGAAGCTGACATTCTCATTGGCTGAATCTGTGTCTGGTGCCACCCTTGCTGCTCTCATCTCTGCTTCCCTGTTCTTTGTTGACCCTGCACTTGCATTCAAG GGTGGAGGTCCATATGGCCAAGAGGTCACAAGGGGACAAGATCTCTCTGGCAAGGATTTCAGTGGAAAGACCCTCATCAAGCAAGACTTCAAAACG TCCATATTGAGACAAGCCAATTTTAAAGGTGCAAAGTTGTTAGGTGCTAGCTTCTTCGATGCTGATTTAACAG GTGCTGACCTTTCAGATGCTGATCTTAGAAGTGCAGATTTTTCATTGGCAAATGTCACAAAG GCAAATTTAAGCAATGCTAACCTGGAAGGTGCACTTGCAACAGGAAATACATCTTTTAAAGGATCAAATATTACCGGAGCAG ATTTTACTGATGTGCCGCTAAGAGACGATCAACGCGAATATCTCTGCAAAGTTGCAGATGG AGTGAACCCAACAACTGGAAATGCTACGCGAGATACATTGCTGTGCAATTAG